The DNA sequence ctatcttatctttaaaattctatcttcaatttttaaggttttattttgatttagatactctaatcttatcttttctttaatattaacattataaattggtgaataatccatcaccaattattcaatatccaatttttttttatttttatccgtCTATTTAACATCCACTATTTGTTCATCGTTTGACAATCACTGTTGCAGCAATCAACAAAGGTCCAGTCAATTTTTTCATTGTAGTGTTTAGAAAATAATCCATCGTTTTGATTATAAAATCGAGGTCAGTAAATAGAATCTCTAATTTTGTAATTCTTCGTTTCGATACTTTATTCGTGAAATTGATTgtgtaatgaaaaaatatttttttttatcttttattaattcacagacattgaaaaatactaaaaagtaaatatatgttattattttttattattaattagctAGCAATCAGGGACGGACCTAGAGGGGGCGAGTAGTGGACTGGACCCCCCAAATTTTAAGAAACTATACTTATATaagatttgtgtttaaaaaataaaaaatattaagtaatttaatagttttatatgtattatttttcaCTATGTAATAGATCTACGTCTTAATTGTTTAattcactaatattttttacctaactaatttaatatcataCCCACAAGTCTTTGTAcctttcaaattagtttttatataagttctatatttattttaaaaaaaaatcatttgtttttttatattaatatatttaacattcatatttttatattaagtAGAACTTACGTAATTATGTTTTGGTAATCACATTATGCACTCTAGATATTATTTtcttgtaaaaaatattaattcttcttttaaatttacgttggtaaaagaaaaattttataaagatATCGTATATCTTGTATTCTATAAGGGTATCGTgtcttttaaataattaataatttataatttattttcaatttttttttaaatttttgaattaaggaattttaataaataagataTCGGATAATTTTTAGCTAAACTTATTATAAATTATTGGTATTTTATAACTTTATAATGTActatttatattgttatattttctttatgtaattatgatattaaaaataaaattgtgaaaaaaattataattatatgtatCTTACTAAAtctgttaaaaaattaactccaataactatatgttaattatttttatagattaaaaaaattatttaaaaattggcACCTCTATATTAAAATCTCTAGATCCGTCCTTATTAGCAATATTAGAATAtatctattttttgttttgttataAGATGGAATatactgaattttttttttcgttggACATTTTTAAGATGTGAGGTATATTTACGGACACTGAGATGAATGAGCAATACCAGGAGGAGGATGACATTAACAAACAAGAAGAGCAAGTTTGTGACCAAGATATGATGGATGAACAGAATGAATTCGAACAAGATTTTGGAGATGAAGTTACTGAGGGAGCATATTTTTCTGAATCTGATCAGTCAGAAGATATTCTTGAAGCTACTTATGCGGTTGACTCCATGCAAGACATTACAACTTTGAACTTTAGTGAAAATTTTGCGGAGAAAATTGACAAATATCACTTTTCTACTTTGCAGCTTGCATTTGATTTTTATCTGAAGTACTCAAAGTCGAAGGACTTTAGTGCAAGGAAGAGCAAGACCTTCAAGAATAGTATTGGCGAGATTTACAAACAAAAGTTTGTATGTCATAGGCAAGGATTCAGGGAGGAGAAATATTACACGAtggaaaaaaggaagaagaagccTCGATTGAAAACAAGAACTGGGTGTGAAGCCCAAATAGATGTTAAATTTGTACCAGAAACTGGAAGGTGGCATATCTTTTATTTCTCTGACAAACACAACCATGATCTATTGGATACAAAATTTAGTGCTATGTTGCCTGCCCACAGGAAAATGTCAGAGGCAGATATTATGCAAATGATGAACATGCTAAAGTCTGAGATTAGCACTTCACAGATATTTGGTCTTCTAGCTAGTCAAGCAGGCGGGTATGAATTTGTTGGCTATGGTCCCAGAGATATGTACAATGAGATTGCTCGGCAAAGGCATCAAATTCCTGGTGATGCAGCACGAGTGTTGAAGAAGTTGGAGGATATGCGGTTGAAGGATCCACAATTATATTTCAAGGCATGTCACGATTCAAGAGGTTTGTTACGTAACTTGTTTTGGTCTGATGGGATTAGCCAACTAGACTATCGACTCTTCGGGGATATTATTGCTTTTGATGCTACGTACAAGAAGAACAAGTATAGTTGTCCATTAGTCATATTCAGCGGGGTTAACCACCACAACCAAACAATTGTTTTTGCTAATGCGTTAATTGTGGACGAAACTACTAATACATATATTT is a window from the Arachis stenosperma cultivar V10309 chromosome 3, arast.V10309.gnm1.PFL2, whole genome shotgun sequence genome containing:
- the LOC130965922 gene encoding protein FAR1-RELATED SEQUENCE 5-like yields the protein MNEQYQEEDDINKQEEQVCDQDMMDEQNEFEQDFGDEVTEGAYFSESDQSEDILEATYAVDSMQDITTLNFSENFAEKIDKYHFSTLQLAFDFYLKYSKSKDFSARKSKTFKNSIGEIYKQKFVCHRQGFREEKYYTMEKRKKKPRLKTRTGCEAQIDVKFVPETGRWHIFYFSDKHNHDLLDTKFSAMLPAHRKMSEADIMQMMNMLKSEISTSQIFGLLASQAGGYEFVGYGPRDMYNEIARQRHQIPGDAARVLKKLEDMRLKDPQLYFKACHDSRGLLRNLFWSDGISQLDYRLFGDIIAFDATYKKNKYSCPLVIFSGVNHHNQTIVFANALIVDETTNTYIWLLCQLMFAMKGKTPTSIITDGAMVIRNAVRDVFFEIRHRLCA